From a region of the Streptomyces tirandamycinicus genome:
- a CDS encoding Rossmann-like and DUF2520 domain-containing protein encodes MNAPSPAPPPAREPADPKDRPARLTVGVVGAGRVGPALAASLQLAGHRPVAVSGVSDASVRRAASMLPDVPLVTPAEVLARAELVLLTVPDDVLPRLAEGLAETGAVRPGQLLVHTSGRYGAAVLDPARRAGALPLALHPAMTFTGTSVDVQRLAGCSFGVTAPEELRLAAEALVIEMGGEPEWIAEADRPLYHAGLALGANHLVTLVAQAMELLRTAGVSAPDRMLGPLLGAALDNALRSGDAALTGPVSRGDAGTVAAHVAELRKHAPGMVAGYLAMARTTADRALAHGVLKPELAEDLLVVLADAPDGRDAPGGADRGGRADGRGRADGPDRPDGPGDPGDPGGPDAADGETGR; translated from the coding sequence GTGAACGCACCATCGCCAGCACCACCACCGGCACGGGAGCCGGCCGACCCCAAGGACCGTCCGGCGCGCCTCACCGTGGGTGTCGTGGGTGCCGGCCGGGTCGGCCCGGCCCTCGCCGCATCCCTCCAGCTCGCCGGCCATCGCCCGGTGGCCGTCTCCGGTGTCTCCGACGCCTCCGTGCGCCGGGCCGCCTCGATGCTGCCGGACGTACCGCTCGTCACCCCCGCCGAGGTGCTCGCGCGGGCCGAACTGGTGCTGCTGACCGTCCCCGACGACGTGCTGCCCCGACTGGCCGAGGGCCTCGCCGAGACCGGCGCCGTGCGCCCCGGCCAGCTGCTCGTGCACACCTCGGGCCGGTACGGCGCGGCCGTCCTCGACCCCGCCCGCCGGGCCGGGGCGCTCCCGCTCGCCCTGCACCCCGCCATGACCTTCACGGGCACCTCCGTGGACGTCCAGCGGCTGGCCGGCTGCTCCTTCGGCGTCACCGCCCCCGAGGAGCTGAGGCTCGCCGCGGAGGCCCTCGTCATCGAGATGGGCGGCGAGCCCGAGTGGATCGCGGAGGCCGACCGCCCGCTGTACCACGCGGGCCTCGCCCTCGGCGCGAACCACCTGGTCACCCTCGTCGCCCAGGCCATGGAGCTGCTGCGCACCGCCGGGGTCTCGGCCCCCGACCGGATGCTCGGCCCGCTGCTCGGGGCCGCGCTCGACAACGCCCTGCGCTCCGGCGACGCCGCGCTGACCGGGCCGGTCTCCCGCGGTGACGCCGGGACCGTCGCGGCCCACGTGGCCGAGCTGCGCAAACACGCCCCGGGGATGGTCGCCGGCTATCTGGCCATGGCCCGTACGACCGCGGACCGCGCCCTCGCCCACGGAGTGCTCAAGCCCGAGCTCGCCGAGGACCTGCTGGTGGTACTCGCGGACGCCCCCGACGGCCGAGACGCCCCCGGCGGAGCCGACCGCGGGGGCCGCGCGGACGGTCGAGGCCGCGCGGACGGTCCGGACCGTCCGGATGGTCCGGGCGATCCGGGTGATCCGGGCGGCCCGGACGCCGCGGACGGGGAGACCGGCCGATGA
- the panC gene encoding pantoate--beta-alanine ligase, translating to MITHLRTAAELGALPPAATARRAVVMTMGALHDGHATLIRAARSLVGPEGQVVVTVFVNPLQFGAGEDLDRYPRTLEADLKTAAEAGADAVFAPSADEVYPDGGPQVRITAGPMGELLEGASRPGHFDGMLTVVAKLLHLTRPDVALYGQKDAQQLALIRRMVRDLDFPVQIVGVPTVREPDGLALSSRNRYLSPEERPTALALSRALFAARDRLAAQAALRARAESAPASSARAAALSALGEARRPRAHAVAAAQPGGGADAVRAAARAVLDEAAASSSLLELDYLALVDPADFSEVADDHSGEAIMAVAARVGTTRLIDNITLTFGAAP from the coding sequence ATGATCACCCATCTGCGTACCGCCGCGGAACTCGGCGCCCTCCCGCCGGCGGCCACCGCGCGCCGCGCCGTCGTCATGACCATGGGCGCCCTGCACGACGGCCACGCCACCCTGATCCGCGCGGCCCGCTCATTGGTCGGGCCGGAGGGCCAGGTCGTCGTCACGGTGTTCGTGAACCCCCTGCAGTTCGGCGCCGGCGAGGACCTCGACCGCTACCCGCGCACCCTCGAAGCGGACCTGAAGACCGCCGCAGAGGCAGGCGCCGACGCCGTCTTCGCCCCGTCCGCGGACGAGGTGTACCCGGACGGTGGGCCCCAGGTCCGGATCACCGCAGGCCCCATGGGGGAGCTGCTCGAGGGCGCCTCCCGGCCGGGCCACTTCGACGGGATGCTGACCGTCGTCGCCAAGCTGCTGCACCTCACCCGCCCCGACGTGGCGCTGTACGGGCAGAAGGACGCCCAGCAGCTGGCCCTGATCCGCCGGATGGTCCGGGACCTGGACTTCCCGGTGCAGATCGTCGGGGTGCCGACCGTGCGGGAGCCGGACGGCCTCGCCCTCTCCAGCCGCAACCGCTACCTCTCACCGGAGGAGCGCCCCACCGCCCTCGCGCTGTCCAGGGCCCTGTTCGCCGCCCGCGACCGGCTCGCCGCCCAGGCCGCCCTGCGTGCCCGTGCCGAGTCCGCGCCCGCCTCCAGCGCCCGTGCCGCCGCGCTGTCCGCGCTCGGCGAGGCCCGGCGGCCGCGAGCCCACGCGGTCGCGGCGGCCCAGCCCGGCGGCGGTGCCGACGCCGTGCGGGCCGCGGCGCGCGCCGTCCTCGACGAGGCCGCCGCGTCCTCGTCGCTCCTCGAACTCGACTACCTCGCCCTGGTCGACCCGGCCGACTTCTCCGAGGTCGCCGACGACCACAGCGGCGAGGCGATCATGGCGGTAGCCGCGCGGGTCGGCACGACCCGGCTGATCGACAACATCACCCTGACCTTCGGAGCCGCCCCGTGA
- a CDS encoding L-aspartate oxidase, whose translation MTSTGIRLDAPAPGWAIDADVVVVGSGVAGLTAALRCTAEGLRTVVVTKALLDDGSTRWAQGGIAAALGEGDTPEQHLDDTLVAGAGLCDEEAVRALVTEGPDAVRRLIATGARFDTDDAGGIALTREGGHHRRRIAHAGGDATGAEISRALVTAIREGAVRVIEHALVLDLLTDAEGRTAGITLHVMGEGQHDGVGAVHAPAVVLATGGMGQVFSATTNPPVSTGDGVALALRAGAEVSDLEFVQFHPTVLWLGPDSEGQQPLVSEAVRGEGAHLVDAAGTRFMVGQHELAELAPRDIVAKGIMRRMQEQGADHMFLDARHFGAEMWENRFPTILAACRAHGIDPVTEPVPVAPAAHYASGGVRTDLHGRTTVPGLYACGEVACTGVHGANRLASNSLLEGLVFAERIAGTIAGARAAGAARPVPPGGPGGPPPPAGGAPAPAPAAQAEGGSRGPVPLLVPEARHEIQRIMTDGAGVLRSAASLEQAADALEALHLSARHECGATDAAAKAAEPGVESWEATNLLLVARVLVAAARERTETRGCHWREDHPGRDDAGWRRHIVVRLTPDRRLVVRRTATEAFPPARPTPTPTADREPQQ comes from the coding sequence GTGACGAGCACCGGTATACGGCTCGACGCCCCGGCCCCGGGCTGGGCCATCGACGCGGACGTCGTCGTGGTCGGCTCCGGCGTCGCCGGCCTCACGGCGGCACTGCGCTGCACGGCCGAGGGCCTGCGCACCGTCGTGGTCACCAAGGCGCTGCTGGACGACGGGTCCACCCGCTGGGCCCAGGGCGGTATCGCCGCGGCGCTCGGCGAGGGCGACACCCCCGAGCAGCATCTCGACGACACGCTCGTCGCGGGCGCCGGGCTGTGCGACGAGGAGGCCGTGCGCGCGCTCGTCACGGAGGGCCCGGACGCGGTGCGGCGGCTGATCGCGACCGGAGCGCGCTTCGACACCGACGACGCGGGCGGTATCGCGCTGACCCGCGAGGGCGGCCACCACCGCCGCCGGATCGCCCACGCGGGAGGCGACGCCACCGGCGCCGAGATCTCCCGCGCGCTGGTCACGGCGATACGCGAGGGCGCGGTACGCGTCATCGAGCACGCGCTGGTGCTCGACCTGCTGACGGACGCCGAGGGCCGTACGGCCGGCATCACCCTGCACGTCATGGGCGAGGGCCAGCACGACGGCGTCGGCGCGGTGCACGCCCCCGCGGTGGTCCTGGCGACCGGCGGTATGGGCCAGGTCTTCTCCGCCACCACCAATCCGCCGGTGTCCACCGGTGACGGGGTGGCGCTCGCGCTGCGCGCCGGGGCCGAGGTGAGCGACCTCGAGTTCGTCCAGTTCCACCCGACGGTCCTCTGGCTCGGCCCGGACTCCGAGGGCCAGCAGCCGCTGGTGTCCGAGGCGGTGCGCGGCGAGGGCGCCCACCTCGTCGACGCGGCCGGCACCCGCTTCATGGTGGGGCAGCACGAGCTGGCCGAGCTCGCCCCCCGGGACATCGTCGCCAAGGGCATCATGCGCCGCATGCAGGAGCAGGGCGCCGACCACATGTTCCTGGACGCCCGGCACTTCGGCGCCGAGATGTGGGAGAACCGGTTCCCCACCATCCTCGCCGCCTGCCGTGCCCACGGCATCGACCCGGTCACCGAGCCGGTCCCGGTGGCCCCGGCCGCCCACTACGCCTCGGGCGGCGTCCGCACCGACCTCCACGGCCGTACCACCGTCCCCGGTCTGTACGCCTGCGGCGAGGTGGCCTGCACCGGCGTCCACGGCGCCAACCGGCTGGCCTCCAACTCCCTCCTGGAGGGCCTCGTCTTCGCGGAGCGCATCGCCGGGACGATCGCCGGGGCCCGCGCGGCCGGGGCCGCCCGTCCCGTCCCGCCGGGCGGTCCCGGCGGTCCACCGCCTCCCGCGGGCGGGGCACCGGCGCCCGCCCCCGCAGCCCAGGCGGAGGGCGGCTCCCGGGGTCCCGTGCCACTCCTCGTGCCCGAGGCCCGGCACGAGATCCAGCGGATCATGACGGACGGAGCCGGAGTGCTGCGCTCCGCGGCGAGCCTGGAGCAGGCGGCGGACGCCCTGGAGGCCCTGCACCTGTCCGCGCGGCACGAGTGCGGCGCCACGGACGCCGCCGCCAAGGCCGCCGAGCCCGGCGTCGAGTCCTGGGAGGCCACCAACCTGCTGCTCGTCGCCCGGGTGCTGGTCGCCGCCGCCCGCGAGCGCACCGAGACCCGCGGCTGCCACTGGCGCGAGGACCACCCCGGGCGGGACGACGCCGGGTGGCGCCGCCATATCGTCGTGCGTCTCACCCCCGACCGCCGCCTCGTCGTACGCCGCACGGCGACCGAGGCGTTCCCGCCCGCCCGTCCCACCCCCACCCCCACCGCCGACAGGGAGCCGCAACAGTGA
- the nadC gene encoding carboxylating nicotinate-nucleotide diphosphorylase produces the protein MSTPEERPEPVDVPLIQIGARAAEAQGCGDDCGCGDEVDEVDEVYECGLDPALAGLLAESGLDPVQVEDIAHLAVEEDLDGGVDVTTVATVPEDAVATGDFTAREAGVVAGLRVAEAVLSIVCTDEFEVERHVEDGDRVEPGQRLLSVTARTRDLLTGERSALNLLCRLSGIATATRAWSDVLEGTGARVRDTRKTTPGLRALEKYAVRCGGGVNHRMSLSDAALVKDNHVIAAGGVAQAFKAVRETLAALGTPDLPVEVEVDTLHQVREVLDAGADLILLDNFTPVETAEAVAIVGKRAVLESSGRLTLANARAYAETGVDYLAVGALTHSSAILDIGLDLREAEV, from the coding sequence GTGAGCACGCCCGAAGAACGTCCGGAGCCCGTGGACGTCCCGCTGATCCAGATCGGCGCCCGCGCCGCCGAAGCGCAGGGCTGCGGTGACGACTGCGGCTGCGGCGACGAGGTCGACGAGGTCGACGAGGTCTACGAGTGCGGCCTGGACCCCGCCCTCGCCGGGCTCCTCGCCGAGTCCGGCCTCGATCCCGTACAGGTCGAGGACATCGCGCACCTCGCCGTCGAGGAGGACCTGGACGGCGGCGTCGACGTGACCACCGTCGCCACCGTCCCCGAGGACGCGGTGGCCACCGGCGACTTCACCGCCCGCGAGGCCGGTGTCGTCGCGGGCCTGCGCGTCGCCGAGGCGGTCCTCTCGATCGTCTGCACCGACGAGTTCGAGGTCGAGCGCCATGTCGAGGACGGCGACCGCGTCGAGCCGGGCCAGAGGCTCCTGTCCGTCACCGCCCGCACCCGGGACCTGCTCACGGGCGAGCGCAGCGCCCTGAACCTGCTGTGCCGTCTTTCGGGCATCGCCACCGCCACCCGGGCGTGGTCCGACGTGCTCGAGGGCACCGGCGCCCGGGTGCGCGACACCCGGAAGACGACGCCGGGCCTGCGCGCCCTGGAGAAGTACGCGGTGCGCTGCGGCGGCGGCGTCAACCACCGGATGTCGCTGTCCGACGCGGCCCTCGTCAAGGACAACCACGTGATCGCCGCGGGCGGGGTGGCCCAGGCGTTCAAGGCCGTACGGGAGACCCTGGCCGCCCTGGGCACGCCGGACCTGCCCGTCGAGGTCGAGGTGGACACCCTCCACCAGGTCCGCGAGGTCCTGGACGCCGGCGCGGACCTGATCCTCCTGGACAACTTCACGCCCGTCGAGACCGCCGAGGCCGTCGCGATCGTCGGGAAGCGGGCGGTGCTGGAGTCCTCCGGCCGGCTCACCCTGGCGAACGCGCGGGCCTACGCCGAGACGGGCGTGGACTACCTCGCGGTCGGGGCGCTCACCCACTCCTCCGCGATCCTCGACATCGGTCTCGACCTGCGAGAGGCCGAGGTCTGA
- a CDS encoding type III pantothenate kinase — protein MLLTIDVGNTHTVLGLFDGEDIVEHWRVSTDPRRTADELAVLLNGLMGMHPLLGEELGDGIEGIAICATVPSVLHELREVTRRYYGDVPAVLVEPGIKTGVPILMDNPKEVGADRIINAVAAVELYGGPAIVVDFGTATTFDAVSARGEYAGGVIAPGIEISVEALGVKGAQLRKIELARPRSVIGKNTVEAMQAGIVYGFAGQVDGVVQRMKRELADDPEDVTVIATGGLAPMVLGESSAIDEHEPWLTLIGLRLVYERNVSRM, from the coding sequence ATGCTGCTCACCATCGACGTCGGGAACACCCACACCGTCCTCGGCCTGTTCGACGGCGAGGACATCGTCGAGCACTGGCGCGTCTCCACCGATCCCCGCCGCACGGCCGACGAACTGGCCGTGCTCCTCAACGGCCTGATGGGCATGCACCCGCTGCTCGGCGAGGAGCTGGGCGACGGCATCGAGGGCATCGCGATCTGCGCCACCGTGCCGTCCGTGCTCCACGAGCTCCGCGAGGTCACCCGCCGCTACTACGGCGACGTGCCCGCCGTGCTGGTCGAGCCCGGGATCAAGACCGGCGTGCCGATCCTGATGGACAACCCGAAGGAGGTCGGGGCGGACCGCATCATCAACGCGGTCGCCGCCGTCGAGCTGTACGGGGGCCCGGCGATCGTCGTCGACTTCGGTACGGCGACGACGTTCGACGCGGTGAGCGCCCGCGGTGAGTACGCGGGCGGTGTCATCGCCCCCGGCATCGAGATCTCGGTCGAGGCCCTGGGCGTCAAGGGTGCCCAGCTCCGCAAGATCGAGCTGGCCCGCCCGCGCAGCGTGATCGGCAAGAACACGGTCGAGGCCATGCAGGCGGGCATCGTCTACGGCTTCGCCGGCCAGGTCGACGGCGTCGTGCAGCGCATGAAGCGCGAGCTGGCCGACGACCCGGAGGACGTGACGGTGATCGCCACCGGCGGTCTGGCCCCGATGGTCCTCGGCGAGTCCTCCGCGATCGACGAGCACGAGCCGTGGCTGACGCTGATCGGACTCAGGCTGGTCTACGAGCGGAACGTCTCGCGGATGTGA
- a CDS encoding BlaI/MecI/CopY family transcriptional regulator: protein MPRQLGELEDAVMTRIWQWNRPVTVREVLEDLQQERSIAYTTVMTVMDNLHQKGWVRREVEGRAYRYTAVSTRAAYSAALMNEAWSKSDNPAAALVAFFGMMSPEQRQALRDAIRVVQRDPAAEAAEPERDGSSQGAAGGSPERDAEGADGADGAGR, encoded by the coding sequence GTGCCCCGCCAATTGGGAGAGCTCGAAGACGCCGTCATGACGCGCATCTGGCAATGGAACCGCCCGGTGACGGTGCGCGAAGTGCTGGAGGATCTCCAGCAGGAACGGTCCATCGCCTACACCACGGTCATGACCGTAATGGACAATCTCCATCAGAAGGGCTGGGTGCGCAGGGAAGTCGAAGGCCGCGCCTATCGATATACCGCGGTCTCCACCCGGGCCGCCTACTCCGCCGCACTGATGAACGAAGCCTGGTCGAAGAGCGACAACCCCGCCGCGGCCCTTGTCGCCTTCTTCGGCATGATGTCGCCGGAGCAGCGCCAGGCGCTGCGGGACGCGATCCGCGTCGTTCAGCGCGACCCCGCGGCAGAGGCTGCGGAACCGGAGCGGGACGGGTCTTCACAAGGGGCGGCGGGGGGTTCTCCCGAACGGGACGCCGAGGGCGCCGACGGAGCGGACGGGGCGGGGCGATAG
- a CDS encoding amino-acid N-acetyltransferase encodes MSSAQSLPNAAANAVTVRRARTGDVPAVRRLVDPYVSDGILLDKATVTLYEDIQEFWVAERDSDARVVGCGALHVMWEDLAEVRTLAVDPQFRGEGVGHRVLGRLLHTARWLGVRRVFCLTFEVDFFARHGFVEIGETPVDGDVYSELLRSYDEGVAEFLGLERVKPNTLGNSRMLLHL; translated from the coding sequence ATGTCGTCAGCGCAGTCGCTCCCCAATGCCGCAGCAAATGCCGTCACCGTCCGCCGGGCCAGGACCGGCGATGTGCCGGCGGTGCGCCGACTCGTGGACCCGTACGTGAGCGACGGCATCCTGCTCGACAAAGCGACCGTGACGCTTTACGAGGACATCCAGGAGTTCTGGGTCGCGGAACGCGACTCGGACGCCCGGGTGGTCGGCTGCGGGGCCCTCCACGTGATGTGGGAAGACCTCGCGGAAGTCCGGACTCTCGCGGTGGACCCCCAGTTCAGGGGCGAGGGTGTGGGCCATCGGGTACTGGGCAGGCTGCTGCACACCGCCCGCTGGCTGGGTGTGCGGCGGGTATTCTGCCTGACCTTCGAAGTGGACTTCTTCGCGAGGCACGGGTTCGTGGAGATCGGTGAGACTCCGGTCGACGGAGATGTCTACAGCGAGCTGCTGCGTTCCTATGACGAGGGCGTCGCGGAGTTCCTCGGTCTCGAACGGGTGAAGCCGAACACCTTGGGCAACAGCCGGATGCTTCTGCACCTGTGA
- a CDS encoding histone-like nucleoid-structuring protein Lsr2: MAQKVQVLLVDDLDGGEADETVTFALDGKTYEIDLTTANADKLRGLLEPYTKGGRRTGGRASAGRGKGRTASSTGSKDTAEIRKWAKENGYSVNDRGRVPAEIREAYEKANG; this comes from the coding sequence GTGGCACAGAAGGTTCAGGTCCTTCTTGTCGATGACCTCGACGGCGGCGAGGCGGACGAGACCGTGACGTTCGCTCTGGACGGCAAGACCTACGAGATCGACCTCACCACCGCCAATGCGGACAAGCTCCGCGGTCTGCTGGAGCCGTACACCAAGGGCGGCCGGCGCACCGGTGGCCGCGCGTCGGCCGGCCGTGGAAAGGGCCGTACCGCGTCCTCGACGGGCAGCAAGGACACCGCCGAGATCCGGAAGTGGGCCAAGGAGAACGGCTACAGCGTCAACGACCGCGGCCGCGTTCCCGCCGAGATCCGCGAGGCCTACGAGAAGGCCAACGGCTGA
- a CDS encoding SCO3374 family protein, whose protein sequence is MAFTLPAPRVPFDGGSARWYKNELGWATAEGPPVRLITGLRFDVLRLPADAGTALLRRGLRTGPVARAGGAMLLLVAAGTAEELPALLDWLEWGGIGLELSALGQGGSVPAPAPPGHAVPAGAPPGAAEWLRPPKAGREVEPSLPAFGAVGRVGTGPGGDGGAPDLVRLVDAAANACHRARLVRTCAAGPHTRAQPLAFS, encoded by the coding sequence ATGGCCTTCACTCTCCCGGCACCCCGCGTGCCGTTCGATGGCGGCAGCGCGAGGTGGTACAAGAACGAGCTTGGCTGGGCTACGGCCGAAGGGCCACCGGTACGGCTGATCACCGGGCTGCGCTTCGACGTGCTGCGGCTGCCGGCGGACGCCGGAACGGCTCTGCTGCGGCGCGGCCTGCGTACCGGGCCGGTCGCGCGAGCGGGGGGCGCGATGCTGCTCCTGGTCGCCGCAGGCACCGCCGAGGAGCTGCCGGCGCTGCTCGACTGGCTGGAGTGGGGCGGGATCGGCCTGGAGCTGAGCGCTCTGGGGCAGGGCGGGTCTGTGCCCGCCCCGGCGCCGCCGGGGCACGCAGTCCCGGCCGGGGCGCCGCCGGGGGCCGCCGAGTGGCTGCGGCCCCCGAAAGCGGGGCGCGAGGTGGAACCGTCACTGCCGGCCTTCGGCGCCGTGGGGCGCGTCGGGACCGGACCCGGGGGCGACGGCGGCGCCCCCGATCTCGTACGGCTCGTGGACGCGGCGGCGAACGCCTGCCACCGGGCCCGCCTCGTGCGCACGTGTGCGGCGGGGCCGCATACGCGTGCTCAGCCGTTGGCCTTCTCGTAG
- a CDS encoding ATP-dependent Clp protease ATP-binding subunit, whose translation MFERFTDRARRVVVLAQEEARMLNHNYIGTEHILLGLIHEGEGVAAKALESLGISLEAVRQQVEEIIGQGQQAPSGHIPFTPRAKKVLELSLREALQLGHNYIGTEHILLGLIREGEGVAAQVLVKLGADLNRVRQQVIQLLSGYQGKEAATAGGPAEGTPSTSLVLDQFGRNLTQAARESKLDPVIGREKEIERVMQVLSRRTKNNPVLIGEPGVGKTAVVEGLAQAIVKGEVPETLKDKHLYTLDLGALVAGSRYRGDFEERLKKVLKEIRTRGDIILFIDELHTLVGAGAAEGAIDAASILKPMLARGELQTIGATTLDEYRKHLEKDAALERRFQPIQVAEPSLPHTIEILKGLRDRYEAHHRVSITDEALVQAATLADRYISDRFLPDKAIDLIDEAGSRMRIRRMTAPPDLREFDEKIAGVRRDKESAIDSQDFEKAASLRDKEKQLLAAKAKREKEWKAGDMDVVAEVDGELIAEVLATATGIPVFKLTEEESSRLLRMEDELHKRVIGQKDAIKALSQAIRRTRAGLKDPKRPGGSFIFAGPSGVGKTELSKTLAEFLFGDEDALISLDMSEFSEKHTVSRLFGSPPGYVGYEEGGQLTEKVRRKPFSVVLFDEVEKAHPDIFNSLLQILEDGRLTDSQGRVVDFKNTVIIMTTNLGTRDISKGFNLGFAAQGDVKTGYERMKAKVNDELKQHFRPEFLNRVDDTVVFHQLSQDDIIQIVDLMIAKVDERLKDRDMGIELSQEAKLLLAKKGYDPVLGARPLRRTIQREIEDLLSEKILFGELRPGHIVVVDTEGDGEEKKFTFRGEEKSALPDVPPIESAAGGSGPNLSKDA comes from the coding sequence ATGTTCGAGAGGTTCACCGACCGCGCGCGGCGGGTTGTCGTCCTGGCTCAGGAAGAAGCCCGGATGCTCAACCACAACTACATCGGCACCGAGCACATCCTCCTGGGCCTTATCCACGAGGGTGAGGGTGTCGCCGCTAAGGCCCTGGAGAGCCTCGGGATTTCGCTCGAGGCGGTCCGCCAGCAGGTGGAGGAGATCATCGGGCAGGGTCAGCAGGCCCCGTCCGGGCACATCCCCTTCACCCCTCGTGCCAAGAAGGTCCTGGAGCTGTCGCTCCGGGAGGCTCTCCAGCTGGGCCACAACTACATCGGCACGGAGCACATCCTGCTCGGCCTGATCCGCGAGGGCGAGGGCGTGGCCGCCCAGGTCCTGGTGAAGCTGGGCGCCGACCTCAACCGGGTGCGGCAGCAGGTCATCCAGCTGCTCTCCGGCTACCAGGGCAAGGAGGCCGCCACCGCCGGCGGTCCGGCCGAGGGCACGCCCTCGACCTCCCTGGTCCTCGACCAGTTCGGCCGGAACCTCACCCAGGCGGCCCGCGAGTCCAAGCTCGACCCGGTCATCGGGCGCGAGAAGGAGATCGAGCGGGTCATGCAGGTGCTGTCCCGCCGCACCAAGAACAACCCGGTCCTCATCGGCGAGCCCGGCGTCGGCAAGACGGCCGTGGTGGAGGGCCTGGCGCAGGCCATCGTCAAGGGCGAGGTGCCCGAGACCCTCAAGGACAAGCACCTCTACACCCTGGACCTCGGCGCGCTGGTCGCCGGCTCCCGCTACCGCGGTGACTTCGAGGAGCGCCTGAAGAAGGTCCTCAAGGAGATCCGCACCCGCGGCGACATCATCCTGTTCATCGACGAGCTCCACACCCTGGTGGGTGCGGGTGCCGCCGAGGGCGCGATCGACGCCGCCTCCATCCTGAAGCCGATGCTGGCCCGCGGTGAGCTGCAGACCATCGGTGCGACGACGCTCGACGAGTACCGCAAGCACCTGGAGAAGGACGCGGCGCTGGAGCGCCGCTTCCAGCCGATCCAGGTCGCGGAGCCGTCCCTGCCGCACACCATCGAGATCCTCAAGGGCCTGCGCGACCGCTACGAGGCGCACCACCGGGTCTCCATCACGGACGAGGCGCTGGTCCAGGCCGCGACCCTGGCCGACCGGTACATCTCGGACCGCTTCCTGCCGGACAAGGCGATCGACCTGATCGACGAGGCCGGTTCCCGGATGCGCATCCGCCGGATGACCGCCCCGCCGGACCTTCGCGAGTTCGACGAGAAGATCGCCGGTGTCCGCCGGGACAAGGAGTCCGCGATCGACTCCCAGGACTTCGAGAAGGCGGCCTCCCTCCGCGACAAGGAGAAGCAGCTGCTCGCGGCGAAGGCCAAGCGGGAGAAGGAGTGGAAGGCCGGCGACATGGACGTCGTCGCCGAGGTCGACGGCGAGCTGATCGCCGAGGTCCTGGCCACGGCCACCGGCATCCCGGTCTTCAAGCTGACGGAGGAGGAGTCCTCCCGTCTGCTCCGCATGGAGGACGAGCTCCACAAGCGCGTCATCGGCCAGAAGGACGCCATCAAGGCGCTGTCCCAGGCGATCCGGCGTACCCGAGCCGGCCTGAAGGACCCGAAGCGTCCCGGTGGTTCGTTCATCTTCGCCGGCCCGTCCGGTGTCGGTAAGACCGAACTGTCCAAGACGCTCGCCGAGTTCCTCTTCGGCGACGAGGACGCGCTGATCTCCCTCGACATGTCGGAGTTCAGCGAGAAGCACACGGTCTCCCGCCTCTTCGGTTCCCCGCCCGGATACGTGGGTTACGAGGAGGGCGGCCAGCTCACCGAGAAGGTGCGCCGCAAGCCGTTCTCCGTCGTCCTCTTCGACGAGGTCGAGAAGGCCCACCCGGACATCTTCAACTCCCTTCTCCAGATCCTGGAGGACGGTCGCCTGACCGACTCCCAGGGCCGGGTCGTGGACTTCAAGAACACGGTCATCATCATGACGACCAACCTCGGGACCCGGGACATCTCCAAGGGCTTCAACCTGGGCTTCGCGGCCCAGGGCGACGTCAAGACCGGCTACGAGCGGATGAAGGCCAAGGTCAACGACGAGCTGAAGCAGCACTTCCGGCCGGAGTTCCTCAACCGTGTCGACGACACGGTCGTCTTCCACCAGCTCTCCCAGGACGACATCATCCAGATCGTCGACCTGATGATCGCCAAGGTGGACGAGCGGCTGAAGGACCGCGACATGGGCATCGAGCTCAGCCAGGAGGCCAAGCTCCTGCTGGCGAAGAAGGGCTACGACCCGGTCCTCGGCGCCCGCCCGCTGCGCCGGACGATCCAGCGCGAGATCGAGGACCTGCTCTCCGAGAAGATCCTCTTCGGCGAGCTGCGCCCCGGTCACATCGTGGTGGTCGACACCGAGGGCGATGGTGAGGAGAAGAAGTTCACCTTCCGCGGTGAGGAGAAGTCGGCTCTGCCGGACGTCCCGCCGATCGAGTCGGCGGCGGGCGGCAGCGGGCCGAACCTGTCGAAGGACGCCTGA